The sequence AGGAACGCCTGTGTTAAACGCACCACCCACtcctcatttttattcatttctttacccccatgtctctgtctgtctctcattctccctctttccccctcacacacacacacacacacacacacacacacacacacacacacacacacacacacacacacacacacacacacacacacacacagcccctgCTCTCCCCTGACGTGTCCCCTAAGTGTCTGGGTAATAGATAATAGAGCCAGCGACCTGCGGGGGTCTTACAAAAAACGCGAGTGGGAGCGTCgcacaagaggagaggagcacacaccacacacagacagagaagcaaACTGGTCCCTCACATCCTCCAACAGCCGCGGAAACAGGGAAACCGACAGGACCTCTCAACTTTTACGCACAGACACTGACTTTTACGCGCATCACCGAGAGCATAAGTTGACACAGAGAAGTCCTTGGAAGAAACTGTCTTGGGATGCAGGAGCCTCGCAAGGATCTTACCTGACAGCAGCGGGCCTTCAGGCTACTCTGCATTCATCAGAATTACGAAAAATTTCCAGCTTCTGGTCTGATGGCTCAGAACTTTGGAACAGATCCGTCAGATGGAGACTGATGTGAAGACTGCAAAGTTAGCTCCttgaaatataatattcaaaatttaACTTGACAGTCTGCTTTACTTAACAAATCTTCTTCAAAAACTTCAAGAAAACAGTAACCAATCATGCCTCGTCCTGGGAAGAACTCTTACAGCGACCAGAAGCCACCATACTCCTACATATCACTGACAGCGATGGCTATCCAGAACTCAGCCGAAAAGATGCTGCCTCTGAGTGACATCTATAAGTTCATCATGGACCGGTTTCCGTACTATCGAGAGAATACCCAGCGGTGGCAGAATTCCCTGCGACACAACCTCTCCTTTAACGACTGCTTCATTAAGATTCCTCGGCGGCCTGATCAGCCAGGGAAAGGCAGCTTCTGGGCTCTGCACCCGGACTGCGGTGACATGTTTGAGAACGGCAGCTTCCTGAGGAGACGGAAGCGTTTCAAGGTGCTGCGCTCAGAGCATATGGCCTGCAAGAGCTCCCCGATGATGCATTActttcaccatcaccaccaccaccaccacccggGAAGCAAGCTGGGTGCAACATCCGGCCACCATGACCACTCAGCCGGCCCGGCAAGCACCGTGGGTCGGCTCCCTCACTTTCAGGGTTATGGGGGCATTACTTGCGCACAGCCCAGCGGGTTTAAACACCCGTTCGCCATCGAGAACATTATAGGACGGGACTACAAGGGTGTGGTGGCCAGCGGGCTTCCCCTGACCTCGGTCATGCACCACCTGGGTTACCCGGTGCCTCCGCAGCTCAGCAGCGTGGTCAACTCCATGTGGCCGCACGTCGGGATGCTGTCAGAGTCCATGGGTGGCGTCCCCGTGCCTGCATCATCCGAGTACGCGCCCTTCAGCGTGTCGGCAAAAGGCCTGTACCACAACGCCAACGGGCAAACTCTGCCCGCCGTCCCCGTGCCAATAAAACCCACGCCATCCCTGGGTCCCGTCCCCGGTTTGACGGGGCTGCAGTCCGGCCCTGCCCACCTCTGCGCACCGGCCTCAGTGATGGAGAAAGGCGATCTGCTAGAGGGCAAAGGCAACCCTCTACACCCGGCTCTCCTGCTGTCCTAACCGGGTAAATTTCGGGTCATTACTGaaaaagtaacacaaacaaGACGGACATTGTTATTGCATAAAATAAGATAGAACAGGCCCATCAGCAACATCATAGTTTAAGTTAAGTGCAGCTGTAGGAGAGTTGTAAAAACTAAGGTTAACATTGTGCTGTGTAATGATATTTTCATTAGACCCATGTCGATTGAAATCATAATTTGTTTGCACAATTTGTGAGGGCATTTACCACAAACTGTACTGTGGCACTGATAAATACAATCAGACAAGTAGAAGACGCTAAACCCAAAGAAAGCTTTGATTTAGGAGCGACAGTCTAAAATTCTTTCCAAATGCAAACCAACAACTCTGTTCATATTGTTTGCTATTATtctatctattttattttactctattACAGGCCTATTGGCTAAAGACAAATAGGCCTTCGTGTTTTTTAATTAGGCCTGTTGCACTTTTTGTGTATTACTTAGCGGtgcattgaaaatgttatgCTTGTATTATAACACTATTTATCTGAGGATATTTATAAAGAACTTAAAACTGAACTTTCTTTGGTGTTGTAATTATTTAAGAACatttcatttccacatttttcGATGGTCACTATTTGTGCATCACGACTGAAGGAACACAAAAAATAACTTCCATTTGAGTCCGCCGGTATTTTATATGAAACTATCGTGAGATGGAGTTGATCTCATAAATTTTAGATGCATTCTGACTTTTACGATTCAATCGTGctgatttcagtgtgttcaaaTTTCTTCTCTACGTTGCATCTAAATTGCCACCAGTTGCTCTATGTAATACATATTTTTTGACGATGGTAATTTCCCTTAATTCATATCAGCACTTTTCAGATGCAACATTTTAGCTCCAACTCTAAAGGAGGCATGCAGTAATAATGGTAACAGTGAAACCTGTGATTATGCAGTGATTTTGCCATTTGTACATaccaaaaaaataacataatcATAACATAATGACATTAAAATCATTTGAGCTTTCAGGACTCTGGAATGACCCAAACAAATTCAAGAACCACCATCACTGAACCTAACTCTGACTGATCCCAGTGGAAGTGTATATTGGATATTAAATAATACAGCAGGAGGATGgtgtaaataaaataagatcaacctttattttattcacaCCATCCTCCTGCTGAattgtttaaaaagtaaatgcACAATAATAAGTATTAAATAAGTTCATTTTGTACTGTGAGTTCCCCAAATTCAAGAcgtgggggaaaaaagaattgTAAAAAACTTTGGAAGAGAAACTTTGCCAAAGCCAAACACTGTTTAGATGTTTAGATTGAAGCCATGGTATCATCTACTGTAAACATTTTGTGCACACATTTCATGCAGTGTGGGGGCACATCTGGAGTGGGCACATGAGCTAATGCGTGTTGTGTCAAAGAGAGACACGTATGATCTTCTCAAGATGGATATGAACAGCCAACAGTCAGGGCTGCAGCGCCACAACTTCAAAAGCAGGCAGGGCGATCGGATCAagttttgctcttttgtttgctctgtttAAACGTAGCTTTGAAGCTTCTCCACTCCAGCTGCACAAAGCGCCAGGTTCAGCCCCCTGAAAATGACTTATATTCAACCTCCTGTACCCTGTTTAGCATCCCAAAGGCGTCCTCAGCCGACACTATTGTCACACCAGCCTCTGAACAAATAATTGAGATGCACCAGCGGAGGAGAGGCGGGGGAGTGAAGAATTAAAACCTATTTGGATGTCATTGCTAACGAGCAGAATACATATAATAGTGATTGCCCTTATCTTCATCTTCCGCATCCCAAtgttctcattttctcctgATTTTGATAAcctcatcatttttttttgacacagCTTGGCTAACTTCTCTTTAAAATTTTCTCTATTGAACCTAGATCTCCAAAGGTTGTCTCCTTACCTGTTACTCTCTCTTgtctacaaacacacattttcacacacactttcactgcaGGATGTCTGTGATTCCTAGTTAAAGGCAACTGAAATTTCAGTGGCATGACAAATGCGTCTATGAAAAGTGTGTGCCTCtgtagatctgtgtgtgtgtgtgtgtgtgtgtgtgtgtgcgttgctTTAATTCCCTGATCAGCAGGCCTCAATGTCTTTAATAGCCCTCACTGCATTAGCGTATAATTAAATGCCACTAATTAAGACACAATAAGAGGAGTAATAATGCAGCCATTATTACCCTCCATGATCCTCTGTCCTCACAACACCGGAGTTAGATACCTCTGGAATCATAATACCACATGAGGTCTCCtaatgtgcacatgtgtttaTGCACAGGCTAATAGGAGTTATATGTGCAGtttataaaaataaactgtgtgCTGGTTGTGTCAAAGCATTTAACAGCATATGTTAAATGATCCCTTTGGAGCAAGTAGGAAAAATAGAGTATTTGTGTATAAGCGGTAGATGCTCTTGTTTTAGTAGACTTGTTGGTATGCAGGTTCAGTTACCATGATAGATCTCATCCTATACCtggttgtgtgtttctgtggtgcataaacattttgtttgatgCGCTGATATGAAGCATAATCTAGGTAGCAATGTGtttccataaaaataatggGGTTGAATGCAGTTCTTGGCAGAAACAGCAGTGCTTGGAAGTTATTGTACCATCATCCAGACATACACATTCTGGACAACCTTTTCAGGCTGTTTTGACAAAATACATCACACTCAAAGGCAATCATCAGATATTATAGATTAATTAATTtacaacacatttctttttttactccgAAGGAATAAGCCAGCCATGCTCACTAGATACTTCTCTTCAATTTGAGATAAAAGCAATCAGTATCTAGGATGGGATGCACCAGATTTGAATATGAATCAGGAGCTGAATGTCATCAAACTGATGTAAAACATCTTGGACTAATTAGGGTAAATAAATGGAAATGACATGTGAAGATGATTGTTTCAGTGTGGGGGGTCACAAAAAAAACTTACTCCAACACAGAAAACTGCAAGTTTTAAGTGTCATATTGTTATAAAGGAATTGTCTGCTGTCTACTTACGCAACTGACTGCTTCTTGAAACAATGAtgagatttattttaaaataactcGGACTAGTTACAAAATATTGAATAACACAATTCAATTTCTAATCAGATGAATTGCTGGTGACTTTTCTGTAATTATAAAAATCTTTCTAACAACTGAAGCCCTGCAACTTTTAACATCAACACAGCAGCTTATATTGGACTCACAAAAGCCTGAGTCAGAAGTAAAGGCAATTTAAATTTTGTTTGCAAACCACTTATGTTTGGTTACTAAAGACTGTCCAAGCAGACAATATacaaaaactaataaataatacTGAAAACGCCAAGGACAAAGTTCAGTAACTCAGTAGTGTGTGAACTGTAAAATTACCTTTGGAGTCCGTTTGTAAGTTGGTTTTGGTTTTCTAATATGCTGACCCCCCTTTCATGCATCCATCACAACAATAGGTTGATGTGATTATATTCCATTTGAGGAACACAAATATAATGTTACACCGTATGAAAAAGTGTAAGCACTGATAATAGTGCACGGGAAATTAATATGAGACAACTCTTTATTCATGGAAGAACTATTCATCATGTGAAATATGAGATTTAAATGAATTATAGGAGTcttatgaatgaataaaacatttaggtCAGAGGTGTTTCACTGTCAGCCCTCCGAAACGAAACATTACGGTCTTGAATAGATGATGATACATTAGTGGTAATTACCCACACTTCATAGGGGCCAGGGTGGCAAATTCTACATGCGTTTTTCTTAATGACCAGCAAGAGCTGGCCATCATAATGAGGAGCTTAATTCATTGATCTGATCTGTCACTCGTACTTTCtcaaacacactggcacactgatgtacagtacagtacatacacattcacacacatggacatgAACAATCTTAAATATTATTCTTTGTTCAAGACGGCAGTCTCTTATTCAGTATATTGGCAGCATCAGATATTCCAATTTCTTTAAACCTATAATTGCCATACAAGGATTCCTTGTTCAGTCACAGCTTGAGTCTTAATTAAATATATCAGTGGAGCCATTTCAACAAGAGATGGAGCCATAAAACTACATTATGGAAACTATTAACTTTGTTAAAAATTtttaccaaagaaaagaaatctatCTATTAAATGGACTTAATAAAGCCCTCattattaaaagttaaaatgcaTCAAATTGTTTTGCAATTTGCAGAATCAGAATACAGTGAAGGGATCACATTAGAACCACAATACTGAAAACTGATTGACTCAGGCTTCCTTACTCTTCTCACAGCAACCATgagaaatcaaaacaaaaggggaattaaaaaagcagagaagaaaagaaagtatGAGTGTGGCaataagagaaagaaagaaaggacattgtaagagagagagagagagagagagagatgtacaGCTATACAAGGTCATTATGTCTTCATACCCTTTGACAGAACTAATGAAACTGTAATATTCTTAAGAGGTTTCTTCCTGCTCCAAATTTGTCACAGATTACAGGATGACTGCTGACCTCCAAATGCAGTCTGAGGAGAGAACATATGGACcttgaaacagacagacagacaaactgacacCTCAAAGGGACACAGCTATAGCACCtaattatacaaaaataaatataataaataaactgtattGAAAGACACACTGTCTGGCTGTCTAATTATGTTTTAATctggaaatgtaaatgttcttttcttttttcaatgtAGGAAAACAGTAcattgttgtgctttttatttttcataaagaTAGATCCAGATAAAATGTGGAGAGGAACTCCTGTTTAGAGAACTAAAATTAAGTTTGTCTCTTACACTAATTTATACATCTCATCTTTACATGTAAAGTCGCCCGTGTGTAGATCACTTTTTCCGCATACATAGAAGTACATATTGGTTAATACATAGaagtacaaaaaaacacaattgagAGGAAATGATAATTAAGAGATTAATCATCTTTAAATCTGAATGATGTATGTCAGAGACTATTCACAAAATAGTTACACAGGGACATTTAATTACATGTGCCATTAATGTGCTGTTAATATTCCCATTATTCTGTCTTTAAATGATCAATGaatgtgattgattgatgaatGTATGACTTTGGAGTCCGAAACTTTACTCTCTGTTAATCAATTTGCTAAAGTGTAAAATTATAATCCATCAGCAGTTTAATTAAGACAACCACAATATGTTTAATCTACAGACCAACAGTGAGCCGCACACAATATTAAGGTCCGAACCGTTGGCTGGCGAatgaaacacaggaaatgatgcCCACCCGATGAAAGTCTTTCACAGTCTTGGTTAATTTCCCCGTGTATTTACTTGTTAAATCTACTCTTGAAGGAAATCTGTTATTCCAGTGCTGCTGTCATCAGTCTGACTGCCATGGTAGGCTGCAGTTCTGGTACATGTAACAACTTAGTGTAGCATTATATGTGATTCAGTGCAAGCAGGCAGCCGGCATACGGCTACATCTGCTCTTATCTTGGTAATGGTCGCCTTGCCATATTCACTGCCATGGTCTTTAATAGCAGGATGAGGGGACAGTCATCTGGCATGTGTCGACGGGAGTCAGCATCAGCCAATGAAAAGGCCATCTGAGGGGAATTAGCATATTGGCATCAGGcctagagacagagagaagctgtcagGGGAGAGAGCCCTAACGACAGGTCACTCCGGACCACTGCACATTACTATAACTCTTCTTCTCGGTCTTTCCTCCATAACGTCTCCCATTCTCGTTCTCTGCCttcacttttttcccctcactttcTATTACTTTGCATCTTCTTTCAGTCTTCTCGCAGCCTCTTAAAATGCAGTTCACAGTCCATCTGAATGGTTATTTGTCCCTCATTCCCTGCTTTGTTTCACTCTTTGCCACCTCTTCTCCAAAACTTCCCTTGCTTCACccatttctctcctccctctccctctccctctctctttctccttaaTAATTAGACAATGATTCACTGATCTGGGGTCAAATTTTATCTGCCCCCTCTGGCTGAAGTGTATTGTCTCTGTGCCGTCCTCAAACTAAGGTCTTCTGATGCAGCTCATATCATCCTCAGTCTGCCATCTATCTTTATTGGCCCAAATTATTACACCTTATTAGCCattattacatttcatcatTGATTCAAAACAGGTCAAAGGTTCAGCCATTTTGGCCTCCTTCCCACTGTTTCTCCTCTCCGACTTCCCCATTTTCTCTTCATGGTTCAGACAAAGTTCTCTGGCCAAAAAACTTCTGCAATTTTATAAAAGGTTAAGTGCTTCGCAAGAGGATGAGTGCCCATATAGGCTAATTTGACTCCTCAATAATAGAGATTAAAGTGAAATGGAAATTAACAAAGTGTGTGATCATCTCTTCCCCCGCTCTGAGTTGGTACTTAGAATTTTAAATGTCATCACACAATGTCAAAACATAATAACTGGCAGTGTTACAGAGAAAACCTTTTAACAAAGGTTTGGCTTCCTAGACCTGCTTTGGATCTAGGCAGGATCTGTTTGGTTACATGAAGACACATAGCAAAAACATAATTAGACCTTTTCTCTTATTGAACACCGATCAAACTACtaatatcagtctgtgtgtgtgtgtgtatgaatgtatatacacacacacacaccacaaatatTTAGGAGTAAGTCCTTTTACTGAGTATGTTTGAAAGAGTCAGCTTCCATGAAAATAGAGCTGAAGCTTCATTGTACCTTCTTTGTGATGAAGGTTTAGCTCCAGGCAGGAGGGTAGCTGGATGAAGTTACAGCCCTCAGTGGGAGTGAGATGTAATTCATCACTTACAGTGTACAAATGAACAAAGTGGCTGTTTAGCTTTGGATGTTCATTGGTTTAACTCTCAGGTGATTACCAGAAGCTGATGGTCCATCCCTGCAGCAGCCACAAGTCAGATGACCTGCTAATCTAGAGTTACTCTTAGTAAGAGGGATTGAACTGTAAATTAGGGTTTGAACATTTTCGATACGCGTCAAAGTGTATGTGTAAGGTCTTTAAACTTGTTTTGTGTAAGGCACTGAGAATTGCAGCATTGTTACATGTATATCAGTAGCATAAAAGAGAGAAATTGTTTAGCGTGTAGCTCTAGATTGAGAGGGTGTTCAATCAAAGAGCACTTTACACAGATTCACACCAATGACATTTGACCAACATACAGTACTAGTATCATTCAAAAGCTGGCAATGGAATTTAACATGtttcaataaaaaagaaattattgtGAAGAAGAAACCATGGTTCTGTGGttgactaaaactaaaatcCTCACAATAATCcctgaataaaacacaaaggatGTATTTTATAAGATCTTTAAAgcatttttgattgatttgttaaTATAGTACATGTATTAAAAATGTAGAGCTCCAGAACAAAAAGGTTTTACACTAATGCACTTGACAGCAGTGGAACATTTGGCAACAATGGACTGTTCTCTCGTTATGGTTAATTGTTGCTGTGACAGCGGTTAAAGACAAGGTCCTCCTCTGACTCCCAATCATTTATCTCTCCATTAAAGAGAGCACTCTGGGTTTTTATTGATGTAATAAAGTCGATCGTCACTACCACAAAAAGCCTACTGACCCCTGGGTGCTCCGGAGGCCCCTGACTCCTCCTGAACATATTCATCATCTTCATattcattctgtctctctctctctcacacacacacacacacacacacacacacacacacacacacacacacacacacacacacacacacacacacacacacacacacacacacacacacacacacacacacacacacacacacacacacacacacacacacacacacacacacactcagagatgTTGTTTCTCACTTACTTAGTGTTTAATTAGAACAGTAAGAgatgattattttaatgaagCCACTGACAGGtgtcttgagtgtgtgtgtgtgtgttattgtgtgtgtgcttgtctgtgtaGCCTTTAAACATATTTGACTAACCCCTGGATTTCCATTTCTTTTGTAATCCTTTTTATAGATGTTATTATACTTATAATGCTTTACAAAATATTATCTATATCCCACTGGTGTCTCAACTAGGACAAACAGAAGTTAAAGGTTACCTGACAGTAAATCTGAACCATGTACGCCCTCTTGTGGCTGAATAAGACACATCGTTAACAGGGCCTTACAGTGAAGTAAACTGGTCTCATCTATGTAGAGTGCAAGATGCTTGTGtttaaaaacattgaaaacatgtAGTTTCTTCACATGGTGAGGGTTAGAAACATCATAACCAACAACCTTGAATGACAGGCAGGCATTCTTGGATGGAAAGGACACTGCCTTGTGGACCAGTTGATACATTTACAGAGAAGCATGAAGAGTCAGATATGTAAAAATGGTCTAACCTAAAGCGTAATATGGAACTCATTTTTTGAAACATATTATCATAATTCATTTCCGTTAAAAATGTGGATATCAAACAAGGAGAATAAAGTCTTGTCATGGCAGAGAGACTGAGGGAACAACAtaagtgtgtgttagtcagAGTAAAAATCTTTGATTTTAATATGTGGGATTCTGTAATGAGTTtcatcagaaacagaaactagaTCATCTGCACCCTGGAAATGACTGAGATTGAATTGAGGAGGATGAAATCATCCTGCAGATACAGGGTACCCTCAATGATCAGTATTTCATGTTGAGCTGGCAGTGAGCTGTTGCAAGTCTACTAAAATCAATAAAGACAACAGATGTTTTATGTTACACAAGCCTTCTTAAACTGATCAACAGCATTGGTCTCACTGATATGAAgttatctttttctttgtaGGATCAAagcaaaatcacaaaatgttcCTTCGGTTATGCGAAAATAACTGACTGGATAGATAAGTTATGTGTTTATTAGCATCCATTCACATTTTGACTCTTGCTAAGATTATgtctttgcttttaaaaagcagtgagTTGAATTCTAACCTAGATAAGAATACGTACGGACTCAGAGCTGCCTTGTTCACATCAGGCCAGTTGTGTGCCTGGACTGCCAGCTGTTCAAAGGTCAATGGGTCTTTGAGGTGGCGGGTGCTCTCTGTAGGCCTGGggtgtttctgtctttgaatCACCTTTGAACGAGAGGTCAGCTCTCTCAAAAGCAAATTATACTTCATGACCACAACACACACGTTGTTGTGTGTTTCAATAAGAATTTAATTCTAATGAACACTTCACTATTGTAAAGTTCAGTCAGCCTTAGAAATAAAGTTATCCTTATTTGGGTTGACTATTTTTCTGAGacatatttaaattaaattaaatacaatataaatttgtgtgctgtgtgcttAACGTGGCATCTATAGCATCATATTGAATACTCCGAGTCTGTGGCTTCACTTATTCACAGTACAACAGAACACACTTCAGTGGGCACATCTTGATATAAATGGTCTCACCGTACTGAAAAGCTGACATCACATCCTTGTTGCACAACTAAATGCACACCAATGCACCTGATTCTGATTACCACCCACCCAGTCTctcccacagacacagagtgacTCTAACGCACTGTGacagttgtgtgtgttcttgttgtgtGTATGATTGTGAACGGCCTGTTTTCTGACGCAGATGGGGGCGGCACGCAAGTGACGCAGAGTCTCACGATCACCTTTAAAATCTGTCATTGGGAccgtcacactcacacagacctTTCTTTGGAGGTTGACATATCAAGTCCTCAGCAGGTAAGATCTgtcattttaccattttaactaaacttcctctttttctggTTCTGAAAAGTGTGCGCATTGTTTTCTGATTCACctgaattatatttttttcattcttcttcCCAGAGGAAAACTGTTTGAGTGTAGACTTGACACTCACATCGTGCTAAATCA comes from Pempheris klunzingeri isolate RE-2024b chromosome 7, fPemKlu1.hap1, whole genome shotgun sequence and encodes:
- the foxb2 gene encoding forkhead box protein B2, producing the protein MPRPGKNSYSDQKPPYSYISLTAMAIQNSAEKMLPLSDIYKFIMDRFPYYRENTQRWQNSLRHNLSFNDCFIKIPRRPDQPGKGSFWALHPDCGDMFENGSFLRRRKRFKVLRSEHMACKSSPMMHYFHHHHHHHHPGSKLGATSGHHDHSAGPASTVGRLPHFQGYGGITCAQPSGFKHPFAIENIIGRDYKGVVASGLPLTSVMHHLGYPVPPQLSSVVNSMWPHVGMLSESMGGVPVPASSEYAPFSVSAKGLYHNANGQTLPAVPVPIKPTPSLGPVPGLTGLQSGPAHLCAPASVMEKGDLLEGKGNPLHPALLLS